A window of the Aeromicrobium phoceense genome harbors these coding sequences:
- a CDS encoding SCO7613 C-terminal domain-containing membrane protein codes for MTCPRCGFDLGSVEAQRLWGLFVEADRLVAEGRARQQVGATTPAAAAATTPAAGTTSLPSAPTPTPAPAPARTWSTGSILLGLGAVCLVVAGIIFATVAWGSLGVLGRAAILLVVTALVGLAARWATRRGLDNTAEALWAVFLGFVTVDLLAAVAEGLFGLEWSDFALVSVVWTGVLVGAGVAIVRSSEAPLGRRLVSPQLVAGLAPYVSAPAVMVRLGDLGEGADLWFWAAAAALVLPLVVVAVGHRTGLRWMLWPSALLSLLLAVVLVALAIDASQAGSPVLGPTEALPTIVLAALAVGGAVVVPRLRVWLTAFAVSAALYLVGVAAQGAAWSADVVTSAAGLTAVAVLVALLAWFVVREDDWSLGTRWAAVAGGTAALLWCGAVALSNAERADEAGWFSSPSDVWVRPNELDITEGWWVLAVAVPVIAAWLATTRWPAPRLAPPEWRVPVALVAAGAAVVTAVGSSTLPFLVHAVVLVVVGAALAVALRKALWGFAIVPVGVVALAMVVVPLGGPVTAWAWGIAAAGALVCAVVGLEEPPGPRRAISAAAAGLTAFAIVATVAQVADLADVAPGAWGPIVVGVAAGLLLLTLALDELPWHRTAVEVVVAATLLVTVVREGDDLALVSLLLTIGAVASAVVGLLDDDRTHLRWVAAGLTGAAWVARLAASEVETVEAYTAPFAVAVLLAGWWHLRSHPESRTWVALTPGLLLAFLPSLPQALEDPTSLRALLLGLVAAASLAAGLVLRWGAPVIAGAAVLLVLVLANVGPTALGLQRWILIAIAGLILLVVGTTWEKRVAEGRALLVRIAALR; via the coding sequence ATGACCTGTCCTCGCTGCGGGTTCGACCTCGGCTCCGTGGAGGCGCAGCGCCTGTGGGGGCTGTTCGTCGAAGCCGACCGGCTCGTGGCCGAGGGACGCGCCCGCCAGCAGGTCGGCGCGACGACGCCCGCTGCCGCTGCGGCGACGACCCCCGCCGCGGGGACGACGTCGCTCCCGTCCGCCCCGACGCCGACGCCGGCGCCGGCTCCGGCTCGCACGTGGTCGACGGGCTCGATCCTGCTCGGCCTCGGTGCCGTGTGCCTGGTCGTCGCGGGCATCATCTTCGCGACCGTGGCCTGGGGCTCCCTCGGTGTGCTCGGCAGGGCGGCGATCCTGCTGGTGGTCACCGCCCTCGTCGGCCTCGCGGCCCGCTGGGCCACGCGCCGCGGGCTCGACAACACCGCCGAGGCGCTCTGGGCCGTCTTCCTCGGCTTCGTCACGGTGGACCTGCTGGCCGCCGTGGCCGAGGGTCTCTTCGGGCTCGAGTGGTCCGACTTCGCGCTCGTCTCGGTGGTCTGGACCGGCGTGCTCGTCGGCGCGGGAGTGGCGATCGTCCGGTCGTCCGAGGCGCCGCTGGGCCGTCGCCTCGTCAGCCCGCAGCTGGTGGCGGGCCTCGCCCCGTACGTCAGTGCCCCCGCCGTCATGGTGCGCCTGGGGGACCTCGGCGAGGGTGCCGATCTCTGGTTCTGGGCCGCGGCCGCGGCACTCGTGCTGCCGCTGGTGGTCGTCGCCGTCGGCCACCGGACGGGCCTGCGCTGGATGCTGTGGCCCAGCGCACTGCTCTCGCTGCTCCTCGCTGTCGTTCTCGTGGCTCTCGCGATCGACGCGTCGCAGGCCGGGTCGCCGGTCCTGGGTCCGACCGAGGCGCTGCCGACCATCGTGCTGGCTGCCCTCGCCGTGGGCGGGGCCGTCGTGGTGCCCCGCCTCCGCGTCTGGCTCACCGCCTTCGCGGTGTCCGCCGCGCTCTACCTGGTGGGCGTGGCGGCCCAGGGTGCGGCGTGGAGCGCCGACGTCGTCACGTCGGCGGCGGGTCTGACGGCCGTCGCGGTGCTCGTGGCCCTGCTCGCGTGGTTCGTGGTCCGTGAGGACGACTGGTCCCTCGGCACCCGGTGGGCCGCGGTCGCCGGTGGCACCGCCGCGCTGCTGTGGTGCGGGGCCGTGGCGCTCTCCAACGCCGAGCGCGCGGACGAGGCCGGCTGGTTCTCCTCGCCATCCGACGTGTGGGTGCGCCCCAACGAGCTCGACATCACGGAGGGGTGGTGGGTGCTGGCCGTCGCCGTGCCCGTGATCGCCGCGTGGCTCGCCACGACGCGCTGGCCGGCGCCGAGGCTCGCTCCGCCGGAGTGGCGGGTCCCGGTCGCGCTCGTCGCAGCCGGCGCCGCCGTGGTCACGGCGGTCGGCTCGTCGACGCTGCCCTTCCTCGTGCACGCCGTCGTGCTCGTCGTGGTCGGTGCCGCGCTCGCGGTCGCCCTGCGGAAGGCGCTGTGGGGGTTCGCGATCGTCCCGGTGGGCGTCGTGGCCCTCGCGATGGTCGTGGTGCCCCTCGGAGGACCCGTCACCGCGTGGGCGTGGGGGATCGCTGCCGCGGGCGCTCTCGTGTGTGCCGTCGTGGGTCTCGAGGAGCCTCCGGGTCCGCGTCGCGCGATCTCGGCTGCTGCCGCCGGGCTCACCGCGTTCGCGATCGTCGCCACGGTCGCGCAGGTCGCCGACCTCGCCGACGTCGCCCCCGGGGCGTGGGGACCGATCGTCGTGGGCGTGGCGGCTGGACTGCTGCTGCTGACCCTCGCGCTCGACGAGCTGCCCTGGCACCGCACGGCGGTGGAGGTCGTGGTCGCCGCGACCCTGCTCGTCACCGTGGTGCGCGAGGGCGACGACCTGGCCCTCGTCTCCCTGCTGCTCACGATCGGCGCGGTCGCCTCGGCCGTGGTGGGCCTGCTCGACGACGACCGCACGCACCTGCGCTGGGTCGCCGCCGGACTCACCGGCGCCGCCTGGGTCGCTCGACTGGCCGCCAGCGAGGTGGAGACCGTCGAGGCGTACACGGCGCCGTTCGCCGTGGCCGTCCTCCTGGCGGGCTGGTGGCACCTGCGCTCCCACCCGGAGAGCCGCACGTGGGTCGCCCTCACGCCCGGACTCCTGCTGGCCTTCCTGCCGTCGCTGCCCCAAGCGCTGGAGGACCCGACCAGTCTGCGCGCCCTGCTGCTCGGTCTGGTCGCCGCCGCATCCCTCGCCGCCGGGCTCGTGCTGCGGTGGGGCGCACCGGTCATCGCCGGCGCGGCGGTCCTGCTGGTGCTGGTCCTGGCGAACGTCGGCCCGACGGCGCTGGGACTGCAGCGCTGGATCCTCATCGCGATCGCCGGGCTGATCCTGCTCGTGGTGGGTACCACCTGGGAGAAGCGAGTCGCTGAGGGTCGCGCCCTGCTGGTGCGCATCGCCGCGCTGAGGTGA